In Calonectris borealis chromosome Z, bCalBor7.hap1.2, whole genome shotgun sequence, a single genomic region encodes these proteins:
- the BRIX1 gene encoding ribosome biogenesis protein BRX1 homolog: MAAAKRKRDAPAARPKKRGRSAPSAPEPDAKPCPDGAGPEEYSIPPPVSQGKWKNKERVLIFSSRGINFRTRHLMQDLRTLMPHSKADTKMDRKDQLFVINEVCEMKNCNKCIFFEAKKKQDLYMWLSNTPQGPSAKFLVQNVHTLAELKMTGNCLRGSRPLLSFDPTFDKEPHYALLKELFIQIFSTPQYHPKSQPFVDHVFTFTVTDERIWFRNYQIIEEDASLVEIGPRFVLNLIKIFQGSFGGPTLYENPHYQSPNMHRRLVRLSVAAKFREKQHVKEVQKIKKTGSKVLIKEDPTEVVFETPAEEKPVEIQLVKPESKPIVKDKKKPRKIQRKKQKKLFRTEASA, from the exons atggcggcggccaAGAGGAAGCGTGAcgccccggcggcgcggccgaaGAAGCGAGGTAGGAGTGCCCCGAGCGCCCCCGAGCCGGATGCCAAGCCGTGCCCGGACGGAGCGGGCCCGGAGGAGTACAGCATCCCGCCACCGGTCTCCCAG ggtaaatggaaaaacaaagaacgagtgcttattttctcttctcGTGGAATTAATTTCAGAACAAGGCATCTAATGCAAGACTTAAGAACGTTGATGCCTCACTCTAAAGCAG ATACTAAAATGGACCGTAAAGACCAGTTGTTTGTAATTAATGAG GTGTGTGAAATGAAAAACTGCAATAAGTGCATCTTTTTTGAAGCCAAAAAGAAACAGGATCTCTATATGTG GCTTTCAAATACACCACAGGGACCATCAGCTAAATTCTTAGTGCAGAACG tTCACACACTGGCTGAATTGAAGATGACAGGAAACTGCCTAAGGGGCTCACGGCCCCTTTTGTCTTTTGATCCA actTTTGACAAGGAGCCACACTATGCCCTGCTAAAAGAACTGTTTATTCAG ATATTTAGTACACCACAGTATCACCCCAAAAGCCAGCCTTTTGTAGATCATGTTTTCACCTTCACCGTTACAGACGAGAGGATCTGGTTTCGGAATTACCAG ATAATAGAAGAAGATGCATCTCTAGTAGAAATTGGGCCTCGTTTTGTCCTGAACCTCATAAAAATCTTCCAAGGTAGCTTTGGAGGACCAACTCTCTATGAAAATCCTCATTACCAGTCCCCAAATATG CATCGACGGCTGGTAAGATTGTCAGTGGCGGCTAAGTTTAGAGAGAAACAGCACGTGAAGGAAGTACAAAAGATTAAGAAAACAGGGAGTAAGGTGCTTATTAAAGAAGATCCCACTGAAGTGGTCTTTGAAACTCCAGCTGAAGAAAAGCCAGTGGAAATACAGCTTGTGAAACCAGAGTCAAAGCCAATTGTTAAAGATAAAAAGAAGCCACGCAAAATTcagaggaagaagcaaaaaaagcttttcagaactGAAGCATCAGCATAA
- the RAD1 gene encoding cell cycle checkpoint protein RAD1 isoform X2 translates to MPLSAQPPASGEPYVLTASLDNARHLSSLLRAVHFQDHATCFATANGIRVTVEDAKCIQANAFIQAEIFQEFAVQEESVTFRINLSVLLDCLTIFGTSSLPGTSTALRMCYRGYGYPLMLFLEEGGVVTVCKINTQEPDELLDFDFCSTKVVNKIILQSEGLREAFAELDMTSEVLQITMSPDKPYFRLSTFGNAGSAHLDYPRDSDLMEAFHCNQTQTNRYKISLLKPSTKALALSCKVSIRTDAQGFLSLQYMIRNEDGQICFVEYYCCPDEDITEAELNRRDFPKVKE, encoded by the exons ATGCCGCTCTCCGCGCAGCCGCCCGCCAGCGGCGAGCCGTACGTGCTGACCGCCAGCCTGGACAACGCCCGCCACCTCTCCAGCCTCCTCAGGGCCGTCCACTTCCAGGACCACGCCACCTGCTTCGCCACGGCCAACGGCATCAGGGTGACGGTGGAGGACGCCAAATGCATCCAGGCCAACGCCTTCATCCAG gcagaaatttttcagGAATTTGCTGTCCAGGAGGAATCGGTGACGTTCCGGATTAATTTGTCTGTTCTTCTTGACTGCTTGACCATTTTTGGTACCAGTTCTTTGCCAG GAACATCAACGGCCCTTAGGATGTGTTACCGTGGTTACGGTTATCCCTTGATGCTGTTCTTGGAAGAAGGAGGAGTAGTGACAGTGTGCAAAATTAACACTCAAGAACCTGATGAGTTGTTAGACTTTGATTTCTGCAGTACAAAGGTGGTGAATAAAATTATCCTGCAGTCAGAGGGGCTACGAGAAGCATTTGCTGAACTGGATATGACCAGTGAAGTTCTGCAGATTACCATGTCTCCAGATAAACCCTACTTCAG GTTATCCACTTTTGGAAATGCAGGAAGTGCACATCTGGACTACCCTAGGGACTCTGATTTGATGGAAGCATTCCACTGTAACCAGACCCAGACAAACAG gTACAAGATTTCTTTGCTTAAACCATCTACAAAGGCACTGGCTTTATCTTGTAAAGTGTCCATTCGAACAGATGCTCAAGGATTTCTTTCACTGCAGTACATGATTAGGAATGAAGATGGACAGATATGTTTTGTGGAATACTATTGTTGCCCTGATGAGGATATTACTGAAGCAGAACT CAACAGGAGGGACTTTCCTAAAGTAAAGGAATAG
- the RAD1 gene encoding cell cycle checkpoint protein RAD1 isoform X1, with translation MPMLLRGRAQCLAEIFQEFAVQEESVTFRINLSVLLDCLTIFGTSSLPGTSTALRMCYRGYGYPLMLFLEEGGVVTVCKINTQEPDELLDFDFCSTKVVNKIILQSEGLREAFAELDMTSEVLQITMSPDKPYFRLSTFGNAGSAHLDYPRDSDLMEAFHCNQTQTNRYKISLLKPSTKALALSCKVSIRTDAQGFLSLQYMIRNEDGQICFVEYYCCPDEDITEAELNRRDFPKVKE, from the exons ATGCCCATGCTATTGAGAGGCCGAGCTCAGTGCCTG gcagaaatttttcagGAATTTGCTGTCCAGGAGGAATCGGTGACGTTCCGGATTAATTTGTCTGTTCTTCTTGACTGCTTGACCATTTTTGGTACCAGTTCTTTGCCAG GAACATCAACGGCCCTTAGGATGTGTTACCGTGGTTACGGTTATCCCTTGATGCTGTTCTTGGAAGAAGGAGGAGTAGTGACAGTGTGCAAAATTAACACTCAAGAACCTGATGAGTTGTTAGACTTTGATTTCTGCAGTACAAAGGTGGTGAATAAAATTATCCTGCAGTCAGAGGGGCTACGAGAAGCATTTGCTGAACTGGATATGACCAGTGAAGTTCTGCAGATTACCATGTCTCCAGATAAACCCTACTTCAG GTTATCCACTTTTGGAAATGCAGGAAGTGCACATCTGGACTACCCTAGGGACTCTGATTTGATGGAAGCATTCCACTGTAACCAGACCCAGACAAACAG gTACAAGATTTCTTTGCTTAAACCATCTACAAAGGCACTGGCTTTATCTTGTAAAGTGTCCATTCGAACAGATGCTCAAGGATTTCTTTCACTGCAGTACATGATTAGGAATGAAGATGGACAGATATGTTTTGTGGAATACTATTGTTGCCCTGATGAGGATATTACTGAAGCAGAACT CAACAGGAGGGACTTTCCTAAAGTAAAGGAATAG